From a region of the Lactuca sativa cultivar Salinas chromosome 4, Lsat_Salinas_v11, whole genome shotgun sequence genome:
- the LOC111913716 gene encoding DUF21 domain-containing protein At4g14240 has protein sequence MHAINAVHVIRMVTNARSNSMLGAEIEFGSAMFYVYVGISCFLVIFAGIMSGLTLGLMSLGLVELEILQRSGTPVEKKQAAIIFPVVQKQHQLLVTLLLCNAASMEALPIYLDKIFNQVVAIVLSVTFVLFFGEVIPQAVCTRYGLAIGSSFIWLVRFLMIICYPIAYPISKILDLLLGHNDALFRRAQLKALVSIHGQEAGKGGELTHDETTIINGALDLTEKTAEEAMTPIESTFSLDVNSNLDWETMGKILARGHSRVPVYSGNPRNVIGLLLVKSLLTIRAETETPVSAVSIRRIPRVPADMPLYDILNEFQKGSSHMAAVVKPKGNNQKHPTLEEKSKKNDNVTIDVEPRVFAKQEDATTSVVPYLTEDIEEGEVIGIITLEDVFEELLQEEIVDETDEFVDVHKRIRVVAAAAASYVARAPSFRRSSTISGAQNKKGQTPKKLDEGDSTSSKLQRALVEPLLRKET, from the exons ATGCATGCCATAAACGCAGTACATGTGATACGAATGGTGACAAATGCCAGGAGCAATTCGATGTTAGGAGCAGAGATTGAATTCGGATCTGCGATGTTCTACGTTTACGTTGGCATCTCGTGTTTTCTAGTCATATTTGCCGGGATCATGTCCGGCCTTACCTTAGGATTGATGTCTCTTGGTCTCGTCGAGCTCGAAATCCTCCAGCGCAGTGGCACTCCGGTCGAGAAAAAACAAGCAG CTATCATTTTTCCAGTTGTTCAGAAACAGCACCAACTTCTTGTAACGTTGCTTTTATGCAATGCAGCTTCCATGGAG GCGCTGCCAATATATTTGGACAAGATTTTCAATCAAGTTGTTGCGATAGTTCTTTCGGTAACTTTTGTGCTGTTTTTTGGAGAG GTGATTCCACAAGCAGTGTGTACCAGATATGGACTGGCTATAGGTTCTAGTTTTATCTGGCTTGTGCGTTTTTTGATGATAATTTGCTATCCTATTGCTTACCCTATAAGCAAG ATTCTTGATTTGTTATTGGGACATAATGATGCTTTGTTTAGAAGAGCCCAGTTGAAAGCCCTTGTTTCCATCCATGGCCAAGAG GCAGGTAAAGGAGGTGAACTAACTCATGATGAGACCACAATTATCAATGGAGCACTTGATTTAACCGAAAAG ACTGCAGAGGAGGCTATGACACCAATCGAGTCAACTTTTTCCTTGGATGTGAATTCAAACTTAGATTG GGAAACAATGGGAAAGATTCTTGCACGAGGTCATAGCAGAGTTCCTGTATACTCTGGAAACCcaagaaatgttattggacttCTATTG GTTAAAAGTCTTCTTACTATTCGAGCAGAAACTGAGACTCCAGTAAGTGCGGTTTCCATTAGAAGAATTCCAAG GGTTCCAGCTGACATGCCACTATATGACATATTGAATGAGTTCCAAAAGGGAAGCAGTCATATGGCAGCTGTAGTCAAACCTAAAGGGAATAACCAAAAGCATCCGACACttgaagaaaaatcaaaaaagaaTGATAATGTAACAATTGATGTGGAACCACGAGTTTTTGCTAAGCAAGAGGATGCTACAACAAGTGTAGTACCTTATTTAACTGAGGACATTGAAGAAGGTGAAGTGATTGGTATAATCACTTTAGAAGATGTATTTGAGGAACTTCTTCAG GAGGAGATTGTAGATGAGACTGATGAATTCGTTGATGTGCATAAAAG GATACGTGTAGTAGCAGCTGCAGCTGCTTCCTATGTAGCACGTGCTCCCTCATTTCGGAGATCATCTACTATTTCC GGAGCCCAAAATAAGAAAGGGCAAACTCCAAAGAAGCTCGACGAGGGTGATTCAACTTCATCAAAGTTGCAAAGGGCTCTCGTGGAGCCTTTGCTTCGAAAGGAGACATAA